In Haematobia irritans isolate KBUSLIRL chromosome 1, ASM5000362v1, whole genome shotgun sequence, a genomic segment contains:
- the LOC142221781 gene encoding progestin and adipoQ receptor family member 3 isoform X2, which translates to METTTITTQHSLELNKKLDKLKKLKKKTNEGPKQICSIDSHQFPENEEPNVLGHGSPVAEMQMSSSTTSKQNKCCSLLKSSSGQANDDNKYNKNKFLLNFEEAPDHLKFNPYIRHGYRTFLSTKLCLQSMFWWTNETINIWSHLCGCILFIGLTIFDFQFLKIHAEIEDQILVVCLLICFCLCMLLSSVYHIFSCKSEEHYELFLSVDYLGISLSLVAIYISSMYYAFWCFKTLRIIYSVIALSMFGLAIVVQIPKLNVSLNAKIAVLLAWAAYGVIPLGHWTVAMGGLENELVRLMVPRVVIMYSLCAIAFVIYAAKIPERWLTGKVDYFGHSHNWWHLFILAAFYHWHNTGLVYAEFRLNNSCNGPILT; encoded by the exons atggaaacaacaacaattacaacACAACATAGTctggaattaaataaaaaactagacaaattgaaaaaattgaaaaagaaaacg aatgAAGGCCCTAAGCAGATTTGTTCAATAGATTCTCATCAATTTCCGGAAAATGAAGAACCAAATGTGCTGGGACATGGTTCACCTGTTGCAGAAATGCAAATGTCATCGTCTACCACAtcgaaacaaaacaaatgttgTTCCCTGCTAAAATCCTCCTCAGGTCAAGCTAACGATGACAATaagtacaataaaaataaatttttattgaatttcgaaGAG gcTCCCGATCACCTAAAATTCAATCCTTATATCAGACATGGTTACCGCACATTCCTCTCTACAAAGCTATGTCTGCAGAGCATGTTTTGGTGGACAAATGAAACG attaatATATGGAGCCATTTATGCGgctgtattttatttattggtttGACTATATTTGACTTTCAATTCTTGAAAATCCATGCCGAAATCGAGGACCAGATTTTAGTAGTTTGCCTCTTGATATGCTTTTGCCTGTGTATGCTGTTGTCTTCGGTCTATCATATTTTCTCCTGCAAATCTGAAGAACATTATGAACTATTTTTGTCGGTGGACTACTTGGGCATATCATTGTCACTGGTGGCCATATACATTAGTAGCATGTATTATGCTTTTTGGTGTTTTAAG aCTCTTAGGATAATTTACTCTGTGATTGCTTTAAGCATGTTTGGCTTAGCCATTGTTGTACAAATTCCAAAACTCAACGTTTCCTTGAATGCAAAAATAGCTGTGTTATTGGCATGGGCTGCATATGGTGTCATACCTTTGGGTCATTGGACAGTTGCCATGGGTGGTTTGGAAAATGAGTTGGTCAGG TTGATGGTACCCCGTGTTGTCATCATGTATAGCCTTTGTGCCATTGCTTTTGTGATATATGCCGCAAAGATACCGGAGCGCTGGTTGACAGGAAAAGTGGATTACTTTGGCCATTCGCACAATTGGTGGCATCTATTCATTTTGGCTGCCTTTTACCATTGGCACAACACCGGTTTGGTTTATGCAGAATTTCGTCTAAACAATAGCTGCAATGGACCCATACTGACGTGA
- the LOC142221781 gene encoding progestin and adipoQ receptor family member 3 isoform X1, protein MNQYDNMTDCGQTTTTTTTCFKRNKSDEDQKNEGPKQICSIDSHQFPENEEPNVLGHGSPVAEMQMSSSTTSKQNKCCSLLKSSSGQANDDNKYNKNKFLLNFEEAPDHLKFNPYIRHGYRTFLSTKLCLQSMFWWTNETINIWSHLCGCILFIGLTIFDFQFLKIHAEIEDQILVVCLLICFCLCMLLSSVYHIFSCKSEEHYELFLSVDYLGISLSLVAIYISSMYYAFWCFKTLRIIYSVIALSMFGLAIVVQIPKLNVSLNAKIAVLLAWAAYGVIPLGHWTVAMGGLENELVRLMVPRVVIMYSLCAIAFVIYAAKIPERWLTGKVDYFGHSHNWWHLFILAAFYHWHNTGLVYAEFRLNNSCNGPILT, encoded by the exons aatgAAGGCCCTAAGCAGATTTGTTCAATAGATTCTCATCAATTTCCGGAAAATGAAGAACCAAATGTGCTGGGACATGGTTCACCTGTTGCAGAAATGCAAATGTCATCGTCTACCACAtcgaaacaaaacaaatgttgTTCCCTGCTAAAATCCTCCTCAGGTCAAGCTAACGATGACAATaagtacaataaaaataaatttttattgaatttcgaaGAG gcTCCCGATCACCTAAAATTCAATCCTTATATCAGACATGGTTACCGCACATTCCTCTCTACAAAGCTATGTCTGCAGAGCATGTTTTGGTGGACAAATGAAACG attaatATATGGAGCCATTTATGCGgctgtattttatttattggtttGACTATATTTGACTTTCAATTCTTGAAAATCCATGCCGAAATCGAGGACCAGATTTTAGTAGTTTGCCTCTTGATATGCTTTTGCCTGTGTATGCTGTTGTCTTCGGTCTATCATATTTTCTCCTGCAAATCTGAAGAACATTATGAACTATTTTTGTCGGTGGACTACTTGGGCATATCATTGTCACTGGTGGCCATATACATTAGTAGCATGTATTATGCTTTTTGGTGTTTTAAG aCTCTTAGGATAATTTACTCTGTGATTGCTTTAAGCATGTTTGGCTTAGCCATTGTTGTACAAATTCCAAAACTCAACGTTTCCTTGAATGCAAAAATAGCTGTGTTATTGGCATGGGCTGCATATGGTGTCATACCTTTGGGTCATTGGACAGTTGCCATGGGTGGTTTGGAAAATGAGTTGGTCAGG TTGATGGTACCCCGTGTTGTCATCATGTATAGCCTTTGTGCCATTGCTTTTGTGATATATGCCGCAAAGATACCGGAGCGCTGGTTGACAGGAAAAGTGGATTACTTTGGCCATTCGCACAATTGGTGGCATCTATTCATTTTGGCTGCCTTTTACCATTGGCACAACACCGGTTTGGTTTATGCAGAATTTCGTCTAAACAATAGCTGCAATGGACCCATACTGACGTGA